From the Bacteroidia bacterium genome, one window contains:
- the dapF gene encoding diaminopimelate epimerase, translating to MKIIFYKYQGTGNDFILIDNRELLFSRKNNLLVKKLCDRRFGIGADGLMLLQNKLNYDFEMVYYNADGNESSMCGNGGRCISAFAKKLGLVKESVHFHAIDGAHESIILEDKIRLKMNDVLNIEENENYCFLNTGSPHYVKFVKDVAHFDVYENGNKIRNSDAFKKEGTNVNFLEKQNEELFVRTYERGVEDETFSCGTGVTAAALVAAQKNIFSNANYCDVKTLGGKLRVYFKKNKDNSFTDIWLEGAADFVYKGEINV from the coding sequence ATGAAAATTATTTTTTATAAATATCAAGGTACTGGAAACGATTTTATTTTGATTGACAACCGAGAATTATTGTTCAGTCGTAAAAATAATTTATTGGTAAAAAAATTATGCGACAGAAGATTTGGAATTGGCGCAGACGGCTTGATGTTACTACAAAATAAACTGAATTACGATTTCGAAATGGTGTATTACAATGCCGATGGAAACGAAAGTTCGATGTGTGGAAATGGCGGAAGATGTATTTCTGCTTTTGCTAAAAAGCTTGGATTGGTAAAGGAAAGCGTACATTTTCACGCAATTGATGGTGCGCATGAATCGATAATTTTAGAAGATAAAATTCGTTTAAAAATGAACGATGTCTTGAACATTGAAGAAAACGAAAACTATTGTTTTTTAAATACAGGATCGCCTCATTATGTAAAATTTGTAAAGGATGTAGCGCATTTTGACGTCTATGAAAATGGGAATAAAATTCGCAATAGTGACGCATTTAAGAAAGAAGGAACGAATGTTAATTTTTTAGAAAAACAAAACGAAGAACTTTTTGTGCGTACTTACGAGCGCGGCGTGGAAGACGAAACTTTTTCTTGCGGAACAGGCGTAACGGCAGCGGCGTTGGTGGCTGCTCAAAAAAATATTTTTTCGAACGCCAATTATTGCGATGTAAAAACTTTGGGCGGCAAGTTGCGCGTGTATTTCAAGAAAAATAAAGATAATTCATTTACTGATATTTGGTTGGAAGGTGCAGCCGATTTCGTCTATAAAGGAGAAATAAATGTTTGA
- a CDS encoding Do family serine endopeptidase has protein sequence MKKIINVFAVAFLGGITALSANYLMERSFARNNSHNQLLNPISVKMVNLPSAAPEVNLDFTKAAAMSVEEVVHINTTYPTESAQGNWFYDPFHNFIYGGGDQGQQMPQMASGSGVIISSDGYIVTNNHVVDKANKIEVTLNDKRTYEAKVIGKDPTTDLALLKVDDQNLPFMTYGNSDEVKVGQWVLAVGNPFNLTSTVTAGIISAKGRNINILPTDPAKGIYPIEAYLQTDAAVNPGNSGGALVNTSGQLVGINSAIASNTGSYTGYSFAVPVNIVKKVVADLLEYGTVQRAYLGVSIKNLDANLAKQKNISNLQGVYVSAVTQGGAAENAGIKAGDVITKVGDELVNEVSELEEQISKFRPGDKVVISLRRDNQEMSIPLILKNSEGTTSIVKTETPESISVLGASFQPASKEEKQNLNIENGLKITSLDGGKLRSAGIQQGFIITRVDKQKINSVNDLKLALDKKQGGGVLIEGVYPNGMRAYYGFGL, from the coding sequence ATGAAAAAAATAATAAATGTTTTCGCTGTTGCATTTTTAGGTGGAATTACCGCTTTAAGCGCCAATTATTTGATGGAGCGATCATTTGCTCGAAACAATTCTCACAATCAATTATTAAATCCGATTTCGGTAAAAATGGTCAATTTGCCTTCGGCTGCGCCCGAAGTAAATTTAGATTTTACAAAAGCTGCTGCCATGTCGGTAGAAGAAGTGGTGCATATCAATACAACGTATCCTACAGAAAGCGCGCAAGGCAATTGGTTTTATGATCCTTTTCATAATTTTATTTATGGAGGAGGAGATCAAGGTCAACAAATGCCTCAAATGGCAAGTGGTTCAGGAGTTATTATTTCCAGTGATGGATATATTGTAACCAATAATCACGTGGTGGATAAAGCCAATAAAATTGAAGTAACCTTGAATGATAAACGCACGTATGAGGCGAAAGTAATCGGAAAAGATCCAACGACGGATTTGGCTTTATTAAAAGTGGACGATCAAAATTTACCTTTTATGACTTATGGAAATTCGGACGAAGTGAAAGTAGGGCAGTGGGTATTGGCAGTTGGAAATCCGTTTAATTTAACTTCCACCGTAACAGCGGGAATTATCAGCGCAAAAGGTAGAAACATTAATATTTTGCCCACCGATCCTGCTAAAGGTATCTATCCAATAGAAGCCTATTTGCAAACAGATGCCGCTGTAAACCCTGGAAATAGTGGAGGGGCACTAGTAAACACTTCTGGACAATTAGTCGGAATAAATTCTGCGATTGCCTCCAATACTGGCTCTTATACTGGATATTCGTTTGCAGTTCCTGTAAATATTGTTAAAAAAGTAGTAGCTGATTTATTGGAATATGGTACAGTTCAGCGCGCTTATTTGGGAGTTAGCATTAAAAATTTAGATGCGAATTTGGCGAAACAAAAAAATATTTCCAATCTGCAAGGCGTTTATGTAAGTGCGGTTACTCAAGGAGGAGCTGCCGAAAATGCAGGAATAAAAGCAGGCGATGTAATTACAAAAGTAGGCGATGAATTGGTGAACGAAGTATCTGAATTGGAAGAACAAATCAGTAAGTTTAGACCTGGCGACAAAGTGGTGATTTCCTTACGGAGAGACAATCAAGAGATGAGTATTCCACTGATTTTAAAAAATTCGGAAGGCACTACGAGTATCGTAAAAACAGAAACTCCAGAAAGTATTTCCGTGCTTGGCGCAAGTTTTCAGCCTGCATCAAAAGAAGAAAAACAAAATCTAAACATTGAAAACGGATTGAAAATTACGAGTTTGGACGGTGGGAAATTGAGGAGTGCCGGAATTCAACAAGGTTTTATCATTACGCGTGTGGATAAACAAAAAATAAATTCGGTAAACGATTTAAAATTGGCCTTAGACAAAAAGCAAGGCGGCGGCGTATTGATAGAAGGCGTTTATCCAAACGGAATGCGAGCGTATTACGGCTTTGGTTTGTAA
- a CDS encoding RNA polymerase sigma factor RpoD/SigA — translation MRQLKITKSITNRESASLDKYLQEIGREELITAEEEVVLAKKIRDGDQGALEKLTKANLRFVVSVAKQYQNQGLSLPDLINEGNLGLIKAAKRFDETRGFKFISYAVWWIRQSILQALAEQSRIVRLPLNQVGSLNKINKAFSKLEQEFEREPSAEELSELLELPQDKVADTMRVSGRHVSMDAPFINGEENSLLDVLINHDSPRADTSLMAESLQKEIDRSLSTLTERERDVIRLFFGIGLNHGLTLEEIGAKFDLTRERVRQIKEKAIRRLRHNSRSKLLKAYLG, via the coding sequence ATGAGACAGCTAAAAATCACCAAATCCATTACCAATAGAGAAAGTGCTTCGCTTGATAAATACCTTCAAGAGATTGGTCGTGAAGAATTAATTACCGCAGAAGAGGAAGTCGTTTTAGCGAAAAAAATTCGCGATGGGGATCAAGGTGCGCTTGAGAAATTAACAAAAGCCAATTTGCGTTTTGTGGTTTCTGTAGCAAAACAATATCAAAATCAAGGACTTAGTTTACCCGATTTAATTAATGAAGGAAATTTGGGTTTGATAAAAGCAGCGAAAAGATTTGACGAAACAAGGGGTTTTAAATTTATTTCGTACGCTGTTTGGTGGATTCGTCAATCCATATTACAAGCTTTGGCTGAACAATCTAGAATTGTGCGTTTACCGCTGAATCAGGTTGGTTCTTTAAATAAAATTAACAAAGCTTTTTCGAAATTAGAACAAGAATTTGAGAGAGAACCAAGTGCGGAAGAACTTTCTGAATTATTAGAATTGCCACAAGATAAAGTGGCTGATACCATGCGCGTTTCTGGTAGACACGTCTCTATGGATGCTCCATTTATTAACGGAGAAGAAAATAGTTTGTTGGATGTATTGATTAATCACGATTCTCCGAGAGCAGATACGAGTTTGATGGCTGAATCCTTACAAAAGGAAATTGACCGTTCACTTTCTACACTTACAGAAAGAGAAAGAGATGTTATTCGTTTGTTTTTCGGAATCGGTTTAAATCACGGATTAACATTAGAAGAAATAGGTGCAAAATTCGACTTAACTCGTGAACGAGTGAGACAAATAAAAGAAAAAGCGATTAGAAGATTGCGCCATAATTCTAGAAGCAAATTATTAAAGGCATATTTAGGTTAA
- a CDS encoding glyceraldehyde-3-phosphate dehydrogenase, which yields MKSETLQKKGYENELKDWIDHERAAIELIGVVGNLWFEKSVELVIFRNQLVDRSASEIMNLHQYAKDFVKQPITIKDTLLLAKEIVNLDMAASRIDIGRLASEWIQEKNNFKTAQEFIANKLNEYIGKEKRSLEPKDVVLYGFGRIGRLAARELIAQAGKGDQLRLRAIVTRSNSNDDIIKRADLLRTDSVHGPFPGTIIEDFENKALIINGHTIEMIAAKNPDEIDYEAYNIKDALLIDNTGVARDRDGLAKHLKSKGISKVLLTAPGKGNIPNIVYGVNHQSIVPEKETVFSAASCTTNAIIPVLQVIETKLGIIHGHIETIHSYTNDQNLLDNYHPKYRRGRSAALNMVITETGAGSAVTKVLPVLAGKLTANSVRVPTPDASLAILSLNLHKETTKEMVNEIMKDAALKGELVEQIQYCYSNELVSTDVVGNPCASVFDSQATLVADDKKNIVLYVWYDNEYGYTRQVIRLAKYLAEVIRLRYY from the coding sequence ATGAAATCAGAAACTTTGCAAAAAAAAGGTTACGAAAACGAATTAAAGGATTGGATTGATCACGAAAGAGCTGCCATTGAATTGATTGGTGTTGTAGGTAATTTATGGTTCGAGAAATCAGTGGAGTTGGTTATTTTTCGTAATCAATTGGTGGACAGAAGTGCGAGTGAAATAATGAATTTACATCAATACGCCAAGGACTTTGTAAAACAACCTATTACAATTAAAGACACCTTGTTGCTTGCCAAAGAAATAGTGAATTTAGACATGGCAGCATCGCGTATAGATATTGGACGATTGGCTTCTGAGTGGATTCAAGAAAAAAATAATTTCAAAACCGCTCAGGAGTTTATTGCTAATAAATTAAACGAATACATTGGAAAAGAAAAGCGAAGTCTGGAGCCGAAAGATGTGGTATTGTACGGTTTCGGTCGTATTGGACGTTTGGCTGCGCGCGAGTTAATTGCACAAGCTGGTAAAGGCGATCAATTACGTTTGCGTGCCATCGTAACGCGCAGTAACTCGAATGATGACATTATAAAGAGAGCGGATTTGTTGAGAACAGATTCTGTTCACGGTCCGTTTCCTGGTACTATTATTGAAGATTTTGAAAACAAAGCACTCATCATCAACGGACATACAATTGAAATGATTGCTGCCAAAAATCCGGATGAAATTGATTACGAAGCTTACAATATTAAAGATGCGCTGTTGATTGATAACACAGGCGTTGCAAGAGATCGTGATGGATTAGCTAAACATTTAAAATCAAAAGGAATTAGTAAAGTATTATTGACCGCGCCCGGAAAAGGAAATATTCCGAACATCGTTTATGGTGTGAATCATCAAAGTATTGTTCCTGAAAAAGAAACTGTTTTTTCAGCTGCTTCTTGTACCACAAACGCTATTATTCCCGTGCTTCAAGTAATTGAAACCAAGCTGGGAATTATTCACGGACACATCGAAACAATTCACTCATATACAAACGATCAAAATTTATTGGATAATTATCATCCGAAATACAGAAGAGGTCGTTCTGCCGCGTTAAATATGGTGATTACCGAAACAGGTGCTGGAAGTGCGGTAACAAAAGTGCTGCCCGTTTTAGCCGGAAAATTAACTGCGAATTCAGTGCGTGTTCCTACGCCTGACGCATCTTTGGCCATTTTAAGTTTAAATCTTCACAAAGAAACGACGAAGGAAATGGTGAATGAAATTATGAAAGATGCCGCATTAAAAGGCGAATTGGTGGAGCAAATTCAATATTGTTATTCCAACGAATTGGTTTCGACTGATGTGGTTGGGAACCCTTGCGCTTCGGTATTTGATAGCCAAGCGACTTTGGTTGCTGACGACAAAAAAAATATTGTATTGTATGTTTGGTACGACAATGAATATGGTTACACGCGCCAAGTAATCCGTTTGGCAAAATATTTAGCCGAAGTAATACGTTTACGTTATTATTAA
- a CDS encoding DEAD/DEAH box helicase translates to MIFSDFGFLPAIEEGLTSMGFQKPTPIQEQAIPVILQNKDLIACAQTGTGKTGAYLLPIMHKAEQDKSAGVNTLIIVPTRELAVQIDQMLEGFAYYTSLSSIAVYGGGDGLSFEREKKALIKGADIIIATPGRLIAHLGLGYTKFDTLKQLVLDEADRMLDMGFHDDIMKIVSYIPKERQTLLFSATFPPKIRQLATKLLHEPEQINIAVSKPAEGILQTAYLAYDAQKTALLKDLLNGKKIDSVIIFSSTKSNVKQLEKELQKLNFSCKAIHSDLEQNERESVMRQFKSRQIQVLVATDIVSRGIDIDGIGLVVNYDVPGDAEDYIHRIGRTARADSTGVAITFINEKDQQKFHNIETLIEKIIFKTPLPAHLGAAPIYDPSKKVFSDHKKHFQKRPQKTGLKK, encoded by the coding sequence TTGATTTTTAGTGATTTCGGATTTCTTCCGGCAATTGAGGAAGGATTAACATCGATGGGTTTTCAGAAACCCACACCCATTCAGGAACAAGCCATCCCTGTAATTTTACAAAACAAAGATTTAATTGCTTGCGCACAAACTGGCACAGGCAAAACTGGCGCGTATTTGTTGCCCATTATGCACAAAGCGGAACAAGATAAAAGTGCGGGCGTAAATACATTAATTATTGTGCCCACGCGCGAATTGGCGGTACAAATTGATCAGATGTTAGAAGGTTTTGCGTATTATACTTCGCTCAGTTCCATTGCTGTTTACGGTGGTGGAGACGGATTGTCGTTTGAACGCGAAAAAAAAGCACTTATAAAAGGCGCGGATATTATTATTGCAACGCCTGGTAGATTAATTGCGCATTTGGGTTTGGGTTATACCAAATTTGATACGCTGAAACAATTGGTATTGGACGAAGCCGACAGAATGTTGGATATGGGTTTCCACGATGACATTATGAAAATTGTGAGTTATATTCCGAAAGAGCGGCAAACATTGCTTTTTTCAGCTACTTTTCCACCAAAAATAAGGCAATTAGCGACTAAATTATTGCACGAACCGGAACAAATAAATATTGCCGTTTCAAAACCTGCCGAAGGTATTTTACAAACGGCTTATTTGGCGTACGATGCGCAAAAAACAGCTTTGTTAAAGGATTTATTGAATGGAAAAAAAATAGACAGTGTAATTATTTTTTCTTCTACAAAAAGTAACGTAAAACAATTGGAAAAAGAATTGCAGAAATTAAATTTTTCCTGCAAAGCCATTCATTCTGATTTAGAGCAAAACGAGCGCGAATCGGTGATGCGGCAGTTTAAAAGTCGCCAAATTCAAGTTTTGGTTGCCACCGATATTGTATCGCGCGGAATTGATATTGACGGAATTGGTTTAGTCGTAAATTACGATGTTCCGGGAGATGCGGAAGATTATATCCATCGCATCGGTCGAACAGCAAGAGCTGATTCTACGGGCGTTGCCATTACTTTTATCAATGAAAAAGATCAACAAAAGTTTCACAACATTGAAACGCTCATCGAAAAAATAATTTTCAAAACGCCTTTGCCGGCTCATTTAGGAGCGGCTCCGATTTACGACCCTTCGAAAAAAGTTTTTTCAGATCATAAAAAACATTTTCAAAAACGACCTCAAAAAACGGGTTTGAAAAAATAA
- a CDS encoding tetratricopeptide repeat protein, protein MTKKTLLLLFIFLGTHQFVFSQEKMKITPKKANEYFDNGDFEDALDAYISLLDKDPKNEKYNYRIAVCYLNTNIDKSKAIPYLEIVTRMEKYDPDAEYLLGRAYHFAYRFDDAIKAYNAYKKEGKGTPDNLNDVDREIQYCLNAKELIKFPVDVSFENLGPNVNSAYADYYPFIPGNESFLVFNSKRPNENENRSANGLYIPKICISKVTKGQFSTSEIMPAPLNNDDGNNEVIGLSSSGNTMLLYHINLKGEGDIFVSGSDVNRQFSKPEKLNENINSKSGDEIAASVTADGQKIFFASNRTGGFGGTDIYMSQKLPTGIWGPAINLGADINTTFDEDFPNISPDGKTLYFSSKGHTGMGGYDIFKAIWDEDQKKWTDVTNVGYPINTPEDNMNLRVSETGRYGYIAALRKGGYGDLDIYRVTFNNVEPKYSVIKGEIASSDATKKVSYSDVFITVTNKKTQEVYGNYVPNSNNGKYVIIVPPGNYHVDIQAQGFTDLSEDVDVLDKNSFQTEITKNVVLSPAK, encoded by the coding sequence ATGACAAAAAAAACGCTACTTCTATTATTTATTTTTTTAGGGACACATCAATTTGTTTTTTCTCAAGAGAAAATGAAAATAACTCCTAAAAAAGCGAATGAATATTTCGACAATGGAGATTTTGAAGATGCGTTGGATGCCTATATTTCATTATTGGATAAAGATCCTAAAAATGAAAAATACAATTATCGAATTGCAGTGTGTTACCTCAATACAAACATTGATAAATCGAAAGCGATTCCGTATTTAGAAATTGTAACGCGCATGGAAAAATACGATCCTGACGCCGAATATTTATTAGGAAGAGCGTATCATTTTGCTTATCGTTTTGACGATGCCATCAAAGCATACAATGCGTATAAAAAAGAAGGAAAAGGAACTCCTGATAATTTGAATGATGTGGACAGGGAAATTCAATATTGCTTGAATGCGAAGGAGCTCATAAAGTTTCCAGTGGATGTAAGTTTTGAAAATTTAGGTCCGAATGTCAATTCCGCTTATGCCGATTATTATCCTTTCATTCCTGGTAACGAATCTTTTTTGGTATTTAATTCAAAACGCCCGAATGAAAACGAAAACCGTTCTGCCAACGGACTGTATATTCCAAAAATTTGCATTTCAAAAGTTACGAAAGGACAATTCAGTACCTCGGAAATTATGCCTGCACCACTCAATAATGACGATGGAAATAACGAAGTGATTGGTTTGTCAAGTTCAGGAAATACAATGCTTTTATACCATATTAATTTGAAAGGAGAAGGAGATATTTTTGTTTCGGGAAGTGATGTCAACCGACAATTTTCAAAGCCAGAAAAATTGAATGAAAATATTAATTCGAAAAGCGGAGATGAAATTGCTGCTTCTGTAACCGCTGATGGACAAAAAATATTTTTTGCGAGCAATCGTACTGGCGGATTTGGCGGAACGGATATTTACATGTCGCAAAAATTACCTACTGGAATTTGGGGTCCTGCCATTAATTTAGGAGCGGATATAAATACCACATTTGACGAAGATTTTCCGAATATTTCTCCCGACGGAAAAACACTTTATTTCAGTTCAAAAGGACATACCGGAATGGGCGGATACGATATTTTTAAAGCCATTTGGGATGAAGATCAAAAAAAATGGACGGATGTTACAAATGTCGGTTATCCGATTAATACGCCCGAAGACAATATGAATTTGCGCGTTTCTGAAACTGGAAGATATGGTTATATCGCGGCTCTGCGTAAAGGAGGTTACGGCGATTTGGATATTTATCGTGTTACATTTAATAATGTAGAACCCAAATATTCCGTCATAAAAGGAGAAATTGCAAGCAGTGATGCTACCAAAAAAGTTTCTTATTCGGATGTTTTCATAACTGTTACCAATAAAAAAACACAGGAAGTTTATGGAAATTATGTGCCCAATTCAAATAATGGAAAATATGTGATTATAGTTCCTCCGGGAAACTATCATGTAGATATACAAGCTCAAGGATTTACTGATCTTTCAGAGGATGTAGATGTGTTGGATAAAAATTCTTTTCAAACAGAAATCACTAAAAACGTCGTGCTTAGTCCTGCAAAATAA
- a CDS encoding rhomboid family intramembrane serine protease: MESNIAIVTFLIIGITCIFSILAFNNRAIFQKYIFNAYALNHDKKQWYRFFTHAFLHADYMHLFFNMFVLYSFGSILENYFFKMYFGEKSEFYFILLYVGGIMISTFPSFEKNKNNPNYNSVGASGAVSAIVFSSILMGPKMPLNILFLPIDIPAYIFGVFYLAYEWYMDRRKSDNIGHDAHFWGAVFGFVFTIILKPSLFLAFIQQIIG, encoded by the coding sequence ATGGAATCCAACATTGCCATCGTTACCTTTCTCATCATTGGTATCACGTGTATTTTCTCCATTTTGGCATTTAATAATCGCGCTATTTTCCAGAAATATATATTCAATGCCTATGCGTTAAATCACGATAAAAAGCAATGGTACCGCTTTTTTACACACGCTTTTTTACATGCCGATTACATGCACTTGTTTTTTAACATGTTCGTGTTGTATTCCTTCGGAAGCATCCTTGAAAATTATTTTTTCAAAATGTATTTTGGAGAAAAAAGTGAATTTTATTTTATTCTTTTATACGTTGGAGGCATTATGATTTCTACCTTTCCTTCGTTTGAAAAAAATAAAAATAACCCTAATTATAATTCTGTTGGAGCATCGGGAGCTGTTTCTGCAATTGTGTTTTCGTCCATTTTAATGGGACCGAAAATGCCGCTCAATATTTTATTTTTACCGATTGATATTCCGGCTTATATTTTTGGTGTATTTTATCTGGCATACGAGTGGTATATGGATCGGCGGAAAAGCGATAACATTGGTCACGATGCGCATTTTTGGGGCGCTGTTTTCGGATTTGTGTTTACGATAATTCTGAAACCAAGTTTATTTCTCGCTTTTATTCAACAAATTATCGGATGA
- a CDS encoding HAD family hydrolase, with product MKNKAVFLDRDGVLNREKGDYIYALEEFEILPEVLETLLFWQEKKYIFVVITNQGGINKGIYGHEDVEKLHDFLKNKLAEKNIFIHEIYYCPHHPDQTNCICRKPDSLLVEKGLARFNIDASKSFFIGDKLRDVQAAEKAGVKGILIEANSPLSEVKKIIF from the coding sequence ATGAAAAATAAAGCAGTTTTTTTAGATCGTGACGGTGTTTTAAATCGTGAAAAAGGCGATTACATCTACGCATTAGAAGAGTTTGAAATTTTACCAGAAGTTTTGGAAACCTTACTTTTTTGGCAGGAAAAAAAATATATTTTTGTGGTGATAACCAACCAAGGCGGCATCAACAAAGGAATTTACGGGCACGAAGACGTTGAAAAATTACATGACTTTTTGAAAAATAAATTAGCCGAAAAAAACATTTTCATTCACGAAATTTATTATTGTCCACATCATCCCGATCAAACCAACTGTATTTGTCGCAAACCAGATTCTTTATTGGTGGAAAAAGGCTTGGCGCGATTTAATATTGACGCATCAAAATCTTTTTTTATTGGCGATAAATTGCGCGATGTACAAGCTGCTGAAAAGGCAGGCGTCAAAGGAATTTTAATCGAAGCGAATAGTCCTTTATCGGAAGTCAAAAAAATAATTTTCTAA
- a CDS encoding aminotransferase class IV has translation MTYVNFNGKIISQKKLSLTSENRAFRYGDAIFESIRMFDGNIPFIKKHFLRLKKSMKILQMLPKKNFSASYFEEQLKTLAQKNNFSNARFRLSIFRNDGGFYTPETNEISFLMEAFPLSENKFKLNSVGYKIGLFDEIQKINSSISSIKSANALLFVMASIYKTKHGLDECFILNDKKNISESITSNVFIVKNGKILTPSINEACVSGIMRDKLIEIAKKNKLIVLEKKISEQDILKADEVFLTNSINGIRWVSAYKNKRYNNKISFFLTEKLNDSL, from the coding sequence ATGACTTACGTTAATTTCAACGGAAAAATAATTTCTCAAAAAAAACTTTCTCTGACTTCTGAAAACAGAGCTTTTCGCTACGGAGATGCCATTTTCGAAAGTATTCGAATGTTTGACGGAAACATTCCATTTATAAAGAAACATTTTCTGCGTTTAAAAAAATCAATGAAAATTTTGCAAATGCTTCCGAAAAAAAATTTTTCAGCAAGCTATTTTGAAGAACAATTAAAAACACTTGCTCAAAAAAATAATTTTTCAAATGCTCGTTTCCGACTCAGTATTTTCAGGAACGACGGCGGCTTTTATACTCCCGAAACGAATGAAATTTCTTTTTTGATGGAGGCATTTCCGCTTTCAGAAAATAAATTTAAACTAAATTCTGTTGGATATAAAATTGGATTATTCGATGAAATACAAAAAATAAATTCTTCTATTTCATCCATAAAATCAGCTAACGCATTGCTTTTTGTAATGGCGTCTATTTATAAAACAAAACACGGATTGGATGAATGTTTTATTTTAAATGACAAAAAAAATATTTCAGAAAGCATTACGTCCAATGTCTTTATAGTGAAGAATGGAAAAATCCTGACACCCTCTATAAACGAAGCTTGCGTATCTGGAATTATGCGAGATAAACTTATTGAAATCGCTAAAAAAAACAAATTAATCGTACTCGAAAAAAAAATTTCCGAACAAGATATTTTAAAAGCTGATGAAGTTTTTCTGACAAATTCTATCAACGGAATTCGTTGGGTTTCTGCTTATAAAAACAAGCGCTATAACAATAAAATATCTTTTTTTTTGACCGAAAAACTGAACGACAGTTTATAG